tttgaattgaagTGTGGCATTTAAGCATCACAGATTTCTATCTTCTTCCTTAATCATGTATTGTCCGATCTAGATATtctatatttctatttttaaactagttaaatatatatatatatatatatatatatatataaagaaggcTTGTTCAACTAACTACGATTTTCTTACCTTTGCctgttctagagagagagagagagagagagagagatggcggTGTGGGGAGGGTTATGCCTGAGCTGGGGTCGCCCCTCGCGGGGGCAGCAGAAGGCGTGCATCGCCCGCGCCGGCGGCTTCAACTACGATCCCAAATTCCACGgcgcatcttcttcttcttcctcttcctccgccgccgaaCCCGAGGAAGCAAAGGAGAAAGCGCTGGCCGAGAAGGGCTTCTTCGTGAACCGCTCCCGCGCCCTCCTCGGCTCCGGCGACCGCACCTTCCGCCTCGCCAAATCCGCCCTCCTCTCctggaggtctctctctctctctctctcgttctcttaAGTCCCAGATTCTGAATAATTAACTGCTTACTAATAATAATTGCTCAAAATTGATTTTGTcgaaacaacaacaacaaaaaaaaaaaaaggcattttgGGCTGGGGTGGGCGGTGGTGGATCCGGAGACGCCCGTGGCGAAGGGGGTCAAGTTCTGCGTCTGCGTGAAGGAGCTGCTTCCGTGGGTGATGATGCCTCTCCAGATCGCCTACGTCGTCGACGAGGCTTGCAGCTCCGGCCCCGCCAGGAGGGCCTCCTTCGCCTTCGGCAGCGGCACCCTCCGAGGCCACCTCCTGGTACTACCATGCCACTACTACCACTACTGCATACactcttttaattaatttttgcaaaaaaaaaaaaaaaaaaaaaaaaaacaaaggataaTGTGACTAATCACGTACCAACGGAAATTAACAAAGTAAACAGCAGATTAAATCAgcatattataatttaaatttttagatgattatttttgcaaaaaatgcCACTAATTACTTGGCTAGGTGCATTTACAAATTTACTCACTTATACGTACGGACCGGAACGGAACACCCAACGCCGTAGCCATCCGCCGCGTTAACTGTAACGGGGCGTTAATTATGTCGCCTTCGATTCACGCAGTACGCTAACCTCTCGGTGTCGCCGCCTCACATTTATTTTAGGCAGCGTTTCGTTAGAGAATAGATATAGAAATAGACCCTTATCCTTTTTATAtctaaatgttaattttttattcaaaaatagtaatttttgtttattcttactaatatttttatttttttatacaaaattatcaaaaattattcttatattgaagaacaatctaattttcatccaaacattatttttcttatctccataTTTGTACTTATTTCTTTAATAGCTAATTTTTACTTACATCCGAGCCAAACCGTACCTTAGAAACCaacccacaaaaaaaataatttagaagcGAGCGGGATGATATTGTGAGCGCGCTGAGCTGACACTCATGAGTTGGCACACGATACATTCACCGTTCGGTGATTGGGACCTCATAGTTTTCTAGTCACCAAccccaaaataatttatttccgGCTGAACGATGTCGATGTTGCTGGAGAGGTGAACTCACCGTTAGGTTGACAAACTCAAGAACGGCCTTAGcggtactctctctctctctctctatctctctctctctcggttttGTTGATCCATGCACTGCATGGTGTTCTACTTTCGTAGTGATATTTGTCTTCCACTAATTCGAGGATCACCATGATTTGCAGGCTAGCTGTGTTTAACCTTGATTACCTGCACATTTGCAGCATTAGCTTGCTCTAGAGCCGATCAGTTTGTCTCCACCTTCGCTGTTGGGCAAGTAAAAATTAAGTTCGGTCATATACGGCAGTTTCAGTATTCATTTTCCGATTGTTTACTATAATTGCATTCAATTGGAACATCAGTCTAGCTCTTCTAAATCATCTTTGTCTGAAGCCATGCATTTCCAAACTAAAACTGATTACCTCACCTGCAAATACCCAAATGATTATTATTTATCATCTGCAGTCATAATATGTTGGTTTTGGACTCAGGCTGGGGAAGAGAGGTTCTCAATCGAACAGGATGAG
This genomic interval from Ananas comosus cultivar F153 linkage group 8, ASM154086v1, whole genome shotgun sequence contains the following:
- the LOC109713876 gene encoding UPF0548 protein At2g17695 isoform X4; translated protein: MPCIAARCITTIRACAVITGTRSKTSRTIECNPMRREREREREMAVWGGLCLSWGRPSRGQQKACIARAGGFNYDPKFHGASSSSSSSSAAEPEEAKEKALAEKGFFVNRSRALLGSGDRTFRLAKSALLSWRHFGLGWAVVDPETPVAKGVKFCVCVKELLPWVMMPLQIAYVVDEACSSGPARRASFAFGSGTLRGHLLASCV
- the LOC109713876 gene encoding UPF0548 protein At2g17695 isoform X2, translated to MRREREREREMAVWGGLCLSWGRPSRGQQKACIARAGGFNYDPKFHGASSSSSSSSAAEPEEAKEKALAEKGFFVNRSRALLGSGDRTFRLAKSALLSWRHFGLGWAVVDPETPVAKGVKFCVCVKELLPWVMMPLQIAYVVDEACSSGPARRASFAFGSGTLRGHLLAGEERFSIEQDENDQVWYEIFSFSKPAHILSGISYPYVRLRQKYFAHQSTQAVLKHVADQHSES
- the LOC109713876 gene encoding UPF0548 protein At2g17695 isoform X3; this translates as MAVWGGLCLSWGRPSRGQQKACIARAGGFNYDPKFHGASSSSSSSSAAEPEEAKEKALAEKGFFVNRSRALLGSGDRTFRLAKSALLSWRHFGLGWAVVDPETPVAKGVKFCVCVKELLPWVMMPLQIAYVVDEACSSGPARRASFAFGSGTLRGHLLAGEERFSIEQDENDQVWYEIFSFSKPAHILSGISYPYVRLRQKYFAHQSTQAVLKHVADQHSES
- the LOC109713876 gene encoding UPF0548 protein At2g17695 isoform X1 is translated as MPCIAARCITTIRACAVITGTRSKTSRTIECNPMRREREREREMAVWGGLCLSWGRPSRGQQKACIARAGGFNYDPKFHGASSSSSSSSAAEPEEAKEKALAEKGFFVNRSRALLGSGDRTFRLAKSALLSWRHFGLGWAVVDPETPVAKGVKFCVCVKELLPWVMMPLQIAYVVDEACSSGPARRASFAFGSGTLRGHLLAGEERFSIEQDENDQVWYEIFSFSKPAHILSGISYPYVRLRQKYFAHQSTQAVLKHVADQHSES
- the LOC109713876 gene encoding UPF0548 protein At2g17695 isoform X5, whose translation is MPCIAARCITTIRACAVITGTRSKTSRTIECNPMRREREREREMAVWGGLCLSWGRPSRGQQKACIARAGGFNYDPKFHGASSSSSSSSAAEPEEAKEKALAEKGFFVNRSRALLGSGDRTFRLAKSALLSWRHFGLGWAVVDPETPVAKGVKFCVCVKELLPWVMMPLQIAYVVDEACSSGPARRASFAFGSGTLRGHLLS